A genomic window from Flavobacterium johnsoniae includes:
- a CDS encoding trimeric intracellular cation channel family protein: MFHLLDIIGTMAFAMSGALTAMHKKLDPFGVFIIAFVTAVGGGTLRDVLIGRTPVGWMRDMQYVYVIILGFFLAIIFRKRFDKLRTSLFLFDTIGLGVFTLIGLERGILTGLHPAICIALGTMTACFGGVIRDILCNEIPNVFREEIYATICIFGGIVFFGLRKLNLDDDILYLVTSLIIILIRLMAVKYKWHLKAFDHK, from the coding sequence ATGTTTCATTTACTAGATATTATTGGGACAATGGCTTTTGCTATGTCGGGCGCTTTAACAGCAATGCATAAAAAACTAGATCCGTTTGGGGTTTTTATCATTGCATTTGTAACGGCTGTAGGAGGAGGAACGCTTCGTGATGTTCTTATCGGAAGAACTCCAGTTGGTTGGATGCGCGATATGCAATATGTATATGTAATTATTTTAGGTTTTTTTCTAGCTATTATTTTTAGAAAAAGATTTGATAAACTTAGAACTTCTCTATTTTTATTTGATACTATCGGACTTGGAGTTTTTACTTTAATTGGTCTTGAAAGAGGAATTCTAACTGGACTTCATCCCGCGATTTGCATTGCTTTAGGAACAATGACTGCTTGTTTTGGCGGAGTAATTCGAGATATTTTATGCAATGAGATTCCGAATGTTTTTAGGGAAGAAATTTATGCTACAATTTGTATTTTCGGCGGAATTGTATTTTTTGGTTTAAGAAAATTAAATTTAGACGACGATATTTTATATTTAGTTACTTCCTTAATTATTATCTTAATTAGATTAATGGCAGTAAAATACAAATGGCATTTAAAAGCATTTGACCATAAATAA
- a CDS encoding FemAB family protein, protein MYTIKKYHQDDYLIWNDFVAQSKNATFLFHRDFMEYHKDRFEDFSLLIFEEDKLRAILPANKRDNSVYSHQGLTYGGLVFLSKMKAEKIESILDEILLFLKENQIETFFYKPVPSFYFLEGNKEMDFFLLKRGAVLEQKEMNLAVNLSVPLKISKSKMKHFRRIENLDLDIIEEESFDPFWENILQPRLLEKFGVKPVHSKEEITLLQSKFPKNIKQYSAYRNDEIIAGITIFETENCVKSQYGATSKKGEKFRALDFLFINLIYKYKKEGKCFFDMGIVDDENESGYNFGLIKQKEELGCSVYNQDFYKINLM, encoded by the coding sequence ATGTATACCATAAAAAAATACCATCAAGACGATTATTTAATCTGGAACGATTTTGTCGCCCAATCCAAAAATGCTACTTTTTTATTTCATCGCGATTTTATGGAATATCATAAAGATCGTTTTGAAGATTTTTCGCTTTTAATTTTTGAAGAAGATAAATTGAGAGCAATTCTTCCTGCTAATAAAAGAGACAATTCTGTTTATTCTCATCAAGGTTTAACTTATGGAGGTTTGGTTTTTTTATCAAAAATGAAAGCAGAAAAAATAGAATCAATTTTAGATGAAATTTTACTTTTTTTGAAAGAAAATCAAATTGAAACCTTTTTTTATAAGCCAGTTCCTAGTTTTTATTTTTTGGAAGGAAATAAAGAAATGGACTTTTTTCTGTTGAAAAGAGGAGCTGTTTTAGAACAAAAAGAAATGAATTTGGCAGTTAATTTGTCAGTTCCTTTGAAAATTTCCAAAAGTAAAATGAAACATTTCAGAAGAATTGAAAATCTGGATTTAGATATTATTGAAGAAGAAAGTTTCGATCCATTTTGGGAAAATATTTTACAACCAAGACTATTAGAGAAGTTTGGTGTAAAACCAGTTCATTCTAAAGAAGAAATCACACTTTTGCAATCGAAATTCCCTAAAAATATCAAGCAATATTCTGCCTACAGAAATGATGAAATTATTGCAGGAATTACGATTTTTGAAACGGAAAATTGTGTTAAATCTCAGTATGGTGCTACTTCTAAAAAAGGGGAAAAATTTAGAGCATTAGACTTTTTATTTATTAATCTAATTTATAAATATAAAAAAGAAGGCAAGTGTTTTTTTGATATGGGAATTGTAGATGACGAAAATGAATCAGGTTATAATTTCGGGCTTATAAAACAAAAAGAAGAATTAGGCTGTTCAGTTTATAATCAAGATTTTTATAAAATAAATTTAATGTAA
- a CDS encoding O-antigen translocase, which yields MNFYKKIIQTSLFKITSLNSFSVVLKIGIGLITSKILAIFVGPSGMALVGNLRNFLTSLENISTLGFQNGIVKYTAENEKNKNELQKIVSTVLISLVFLTLFLSGILFFTASFWNERIFGNNTEYLLVFKVLALVLPTYGLSIFLIAVINGLGKFQKVIWINIIGNIIGLLISIFFILQFKTIGALLAIVIAPALLFVITLYLVQKEIQFLQFVKFNLFDFKILKNLSSYSLMALVSSVLGPFIFLAIRNHIIQYLGIEQAGYWETITRISSYYLMFVSTILSVYFLPRLSKFQNNLETKNVFWQFYKYILPVFILGLTIIYFGRFLIVEMLFTKEFLPVTDLFFWQLLGDIFKVCALILGLQFFAKKMTSAFIITELFSLSVLYFSSLYFTKLFQIEGVVIAYAFQNFIYLVVLSLYFRKSLF from the coding sequence TTGAATTTCTATAAAAAAATAATTCAAACCAGTTTGTTTAAGATTACTTCTTTAAACAGTTTTAGTGTTGTTTTAAAAATCGGAATAGGATTAATTACGTCAAAAATATTAGCCATTTTCGTTGGTCCAAGCGGAATGGCTTTGGTTGGAAATCTTCGTAATTTTTTAACTTCATTAGAAAATATATCAACTTTAGGTTTCCAGAACGGAATTGTGAAATATACGGCTGAAAATGAAAAAAATAAGAATGAACTTCAAAAAATAGTTTCGACTGTTTTGATAAGTTTGGTTTTTTTGACGCTATTTTTAAGCGGAATTTTATTTTTTACGGCTTCGTTTTGGAATGAGAGAATCTTTGGAAATAACACCGAATATTTACTAGTTTTTAAAGTTCTAGCATTGGTTTTACCAACTTACGGACTTTCAATTTTCTTGATTGCTGTAATTAACGGTTTAGGAAAATTTCAAAAAGTAATTTGGATCAATATTATTGGAAATATTATAGGTTTATTAATTTCCATTTTTTTCATTTTACAATTTAAAACCATTGGAGCTTTATTGGCAATTGTAATTGCTCCCGCTTTATTATTTGTTATTACACTTTATTTGGTGCAAAAGGAAATTCAATTTCTTCAATTCGTTAAATTTAATTTATTTGATTTTAAAATTCTAAAAAACCTTTCGTCTTATTCCTTAATGGCGTTGGTTTCATCTGTTTTGGGGCCTTTTATCTTTCTCGCAATCCGAAACCATATTATTCAATATTTAGGAATCGAACAAGCTGGATATTGGGAAACCATAACGAGAATTTCTTCCTATTATTTAATGTTTGTGAGTACTATTTTAAGTGTTTATTTTTTGCCAAGATTATCAAAATTTCAAAATAATTTAGAAACAAAAAACGTTTTTTGGCAGTTTTACAAATACATTCTTCCCGTTTTTATTTTGGGTTTAACGATTATTTATTTCGGAAGATTTTTAATAGTTGAGATGCTTTTTACAAAAGAATTTTTACCCGTAACCGATTTGTTTTTCTGGCAACTTTTAGGAGATATTTTTAAAGTTTGCGCGCTTATTTTAGGACTTCAGTTTTTTGCTAAAAAAATGACTTCAGCTTTTATAATTACCGAATTATTTTCGCTTTCCGTATTATATTTTTCAAGTTTATATTTTACGAAACTATTTCAGATTGAAGGCGTTGTGATAGCATACGCTTTTCAGAATTTTATTTATTTAGTAGTTCTTTCTTTATATTTTAGAAAAAGTCTGTTCTAG
- a CDS encoding glycosyltransferase has protein sequence MKVLLVGEFSHLHNSLKEGLKALGHEVFIIGLNDGFKNFPVDFPIQKKWDSGFLKKIKIAVFKISGFDISSYLTFRQFLKFKKQCSGFDIVQLINENSFYCTPFYEKKIISYLLKNNQKLFLLSCGYDYLNVKYCFENPDFKSVFPLYFNHKIDRKSFGNALKFREKKFIGLHQFIYENCRGIIASDLDYHIPLRGNEKYLGLIPNPINIEKLSFKPLEIIDRIVIFHGINNDNYLKKGNDYFEKALKIIEEKYAKKVEVITVRSVPYSEYINLYKSCHILLDMVYAYDQGYNALEAMAKGKVVFTGAESEFSKHYNLSEKVCINAIPDVDYLVKELSFLIENPNEIITISKRARTFIEEHHDYIKIAEKYIQKWNEN, from the coding sequence CATTTGCATAATTCTTTAAAAGAAGGTCTTAAGGCTTTAGGTCATGAAGTTTTTATTATTGGTCTCAACGACGGTTTTAAAAATTTTCCTGTTGATTTTCCTATTCAAAAAAAATGGGATTCGGGTTTCTTGAAAAAAATAAAAATTGCTGTATTCAAAATTTCCGGTTTTGATATCAGCTCTTATTTGACTTTTCGCCAATTTCTAAAATTCAAAAAACAATGTTCTGGTTTTGATATTGTGCAGCTTATTAACGAAAATAGTTTTTACTGTACGCCTTTCTACGAAAAAAAAATCATTTCTTATTTATTAAAAAACAATCAAAAATTATTTTTACTGAGCTGCGGCTACGATTATTTAAATGTGAAATATTGCTTTGAAAATCCTGATTTTAAATCTGTTTTCCCTTTATATTTTAATCATAAAATTGATCGAAAATCTTTTGGAAATGCGTTGAAATTCCGTGAAAAAAAATTTATCGGACTGCATCAGTTTATTTATGAAAATTGCAGAGGAATCATTGCTTCAGATTTAGATTATCATATTCCGCTTCGAGGAAATGAGAAATATTTAGGATTGATTCCGAATCCGATTAATATTGAAAAACTTTCCTTTAAACCGCTTGAAATTATTGATAGAATTGTCATTTTTCATGGCATCAACAATGATAATTATTTGAAAAAAGGAAACGATTATTTTGAAAAAGCTTTAAAAATAATTGAAGAAAAATACGCTAAAAAAGTGGAAGTTATTACAGTTCGAAGCGTTCCTTATTCTGAATATATTAATTTATACAAAAGCTGTCATATTCTATTGGATATGGTTTACGCTTACGATCAAGGTTACAATGCGTTAGAAGCAATGGCGAAAGGAAAAGTTGTTTTTACTGGCGCTGAATCTGAATTTAGTAAACACTATAATCTTTCTGAAAAAGTCTGCATAAATGCCATTCCAGATGTAGATTATCTGGTAAAAGAATTGTCCTTTTTAATAGAAAATCCAAATGAAATTATTACGATATCAAAACGTGCAAGAACATTTATTGAAGAGCATCACGATTATATAAAAATTGCCGAAAAGTATATTCAAAAATGGAATGAAAACTAG